The genomic stretch tggttgggtaagctctggGGCCTAGGCTCTGGACAGCATAagaggtttgaatgcagatccagccctcctgattgaaaaaagtgagccagggaaccctttatctgggtgcttagcttctgttgtcctgggcacacaattccaagtttctgaagctgaagaagatccaaatatgtagaattcagaaagtgtccttacagggctggggtagtacagggcacagcctgagttcatataatcctaaacctcgatgttcattgggttctatcttcctggggccagcccctacttcaggccaaatccattttatgaaaacttgaagataaaggagaaagaggtcatgtcattactgcacaacttagacacaaagaacattgaacatcgtgagaaatttcaggagctcaagaaggagattaacttctatcggtatggtcagaagggcccatcacttgtggaatatccattcccgcctctctttgttctggactggagagcctgtagctctgggtccatgtcttctgctgtttaaatatcactgtgccgtgggtcttttggactcagtttcagttccataagagactgtcagttatcaccacagtgtctatgcatctttagaaggctctggatagaactacactgattcaggcatcagagtgttattaggccgacctgggcctctggggtcataccaggtttaacaaagctcaatgtgtggaccacatggttagcatgacctcccttggttctactgtcctcttgtggttatttgccgcctactaattgatgttgccccgatgcattgggctctcatgggtagttgtagatcccttgttcttttggacagacatggactcttattagtgcttgggtcacagaaacaatttatttttccctggattggccgtttgctgtttgtgcagcagccatacatgtatggagatgtattctatgaagtctttatgggtatctgggtcctggtggagtttgtgggatttggcagttggaatgggaggaagaggcttcaggatcttactatgcagagtgtgtttccagcaacctgcacagccggctcctgatggaccaggcatgtatgaagaagaagttggtcacattgaagcaggagagcaaggagttacagcgatatttgtttgagttgaacccgaataatgaagacgaacaggagaataccagcaacctccagacccagcaaaatgtggtaggaacaagcagctgagtcagattaacaatgtctgataccatttgcctattggatacaacTTTGtttcccctatcacctttctaatctccccacacccagtcagtcacccacctcatgtgatagagttattcattgctctgtctatgcacaagtattctgggatgttaaccactcttcagaaactgaattatgggcaattatacttctctgccctttttgaaactgcagtccagaaatggtgacagaggaataacatatcacatgactgcatctccctatcacagattggatgctatgaagagttttgaacgagttcttggtagtgtgacaaaggtcatgcaggggtcatgtgatggttggaagcaccttgtagggataagaaccaagtgcaaatggcaaatgagtcctggtcattggctttgctctgggtatcatgtggccttctcctttcttcctgcaccccaattaggtctctccccatttccccattcttggtttgcactggtagagtctgaggagcagcttgttctcccacagtactgtgagggttgctggtgatgttccccagCCTGCatagatatcagcaatgatttcagtgaaaagatcagtgctgtctgtccaatgcagctgaggggacagaaggcagcaacttgacagctggtatgggtgtccccaccaaatccgtgtcttaatagctgccttctcctcccaggtctcaggaactgcaggagacatggcataggacggatcccaggaagacagccccctgaggaatgagtttctctctcaggagttccctgtgacgacaatcctcacagtcaaataCTTTTTTTgggtgaatattcttcttctcagataatttcctcaatgtttagAGACCCtacatttatgtatccgtatgccagcctgtctggttgaggtctttctcctttctcataccgacaacaccatttgagagacatctgaggggactgctTGATGTCTtttcctagaggagaaacagcactacaactgtgtttctaaatgttcattaagaaaatgctgttaagaaatgtttttggttatgattttcattgaagttttctttttgttatttcatagttatatattcttgttactgtttttcatttttataccattttagttgttcattttatgcctgttttttgtaaattgtattccttatgaataaaaattgatttgtaactcttgactcttaagaccttCTTATTTAAGGGTCCTTTccactcctgtagacttagaactgacagctgggtatggatctttgcatggtccaggcagcatgggtaaatagggaattcaaagccaccaaggggtacacatggtgatagtgtcttttgtgtggataatgtgacttttttaatggacacacactttatgatgtaatcactgacatactgtatccatgctgtcatgtattctgctcatcctagtctatatgagtctacaacacacattccttattgactgtgtgcaccagatattgagtaacacacactcatgcctgtagagctgcagaaaaaatgacaactctcacaaaggaatatagaataatcctaatggagaaccatgtgcctcggtttttcttacaatacagcattagtattaaaccacaaagataatgaccatcaacgtcattttgggaaataggtttttataggtgctgtttcacttgatcattcatatgctgtgttttttattgttgctgattatatttatttttatcatgtaactcaatggatctttttttttcaaatgtatgtctgggccactcctgagtgcatttccctcatgatccaaaagagggaatagcattccccattgtagatgattgttagggaccatgtggttcttctgagagagcagcagatgctctaacctgggagtcatcaccacagctcctgtaggtagcttttgtccttccagggcatgtgctatactagatggacgccatcatctcccattaaggagagagatctcaggagatgtgtatgtacaggtggttgagcggtgcctgctcaatgtggtagcctgctaggcatccacaccgggctctggtgcctccactgctcattgtgcattcaggatcacCCTCCAGcttcactcagtttcaattccaaacagatctttcacttactatcgatgattatatacattaagcacatctgataaaatactgaagagactagcctccttctacaggccaacttggcataatgaattcttttgatagaaagcaagataattatcttaatctatgcaggtcagggaggacctcaagagcatccatattgaatgcagactgcagctgggAACACATGTTTCTTTTCAGAGcacgtctgtgcaagcccagagcttaggtgggatagttcatgttttaccttttacatggaaatctgtgattgtattgagaaagtatattttccacatgactcatttccaatttatggaattaaactgacttactgagagtggaggtgactcagagagataaagtgaagaaaaataatccagtatgtctgcaaacagatactgtctcattagggcttttcaatgctcagcagccggagaagcaagggagaggcattggtgactctcaagcttaggtcctctagtcattataagctgagcatgacacaaaaagggtcataggtatcacactagaacctagtaactagatttaaccaacctatcacattaatgctatgtttggtggtattttttgctctcttaggacctggaagaggcttggggttttctagtccgactcataatttattatccttcccaacactgtgctttgttctgttaatgctaacagcgccatccaatacctaggatattttctactgacatgtgtgacatgagacaaaacagtccctgtcatccctcacctgaataaacttccttagaggacagtgtagttggagggtccttctttcctctccaagatcgagaaacatttccagtctccagacaagtgtgtcagccattgtccagtgactgtcttgagatgtccacaatgtcagctgagtgagggcagggcagggcagggcaggggattggggcagagtccatgagatgtcagtaggcaacaggccagctggggctagtgtgggtacagggcttctagtgtgggtgtgagaggaggaaattaggaatggtcagattctgatgcagcacataggccggaagcagcttagatcatctcagtgccatatagggacattgtagacactgatggacagtgtggggatggtagggtcccatatagtgctctctgcaggtgtcaggagagcatacagtggctctgtcagacttatgacaatcaggcaggcactgagtgcaagtgagaatcatgggacaagccctggttgcagcctggtttggggacattcccaggtgccccatggactgcaaattaaaggcaaaggacacagggaagccagcaattcccatgcacatgacataaatacctgtagatctttctagaatttccatagactatctgtcactagtcctcattatagaaggcaccaacattctgccctctacttcaacttgatgagacagctattctaactccagcaggaaggcctcagggaagacagtaagaactcgcaggtgaccccttttactattgaaacagggtcttcctatggagcccagagtggctgtaggatactaatgctcctgcctcacagtgactagaattccaatccaccctcaagagcagttgattcatcactagatcagactaaggacatgtgaggccccagggtgctaggattaccagggtcctagtaagtttctccagcctaaattacaacctgagtcggtgctgctatttgggacaccgcctgatgcccagtgacatcacaccttggaactctttgtcaaacataagctgttctgggaatgaagtacccacacaataaaaactggtctggatactcctaggtcaagaatcccctgttggaaatgccttggaccgcaaaattttaaattctagatccttctggcttttagaagatttataaatacaaaaaaagaaagatgggcatagtaatttaagcctgtgatcccagtcatgggaaactgagtcagagtgatggaagactgtaagttacAGGCCAaactgtgtttcaagaaaaaaaaaaggcatggtgaagattccactcaagtagaaaacaaaaggttttcacatgggccctgccatccactggtcagcactctcatcaccacagccacaggcagacactggggaacatttcccactgtctctctttgggatgcaatccaccccatgattctatgtgaggaatcccccaaaggttgcatcatgtgagggacgtagaaagttccaggattgggagaatttaggagtttataattagggatgatctacagctgtggcaaagccttttcccagcacatggcagccctaggtttgtccccaacagtaaaaataaaatcccccaaaataattcaaacaaaatgtcatgaAGCCTGagccctgaccagtctcctcaaaagtgtgcaggaacctgggtccacatttaggacccagcacgacctctgtgacacgtgagaagggatctaatatgggaattagtacagtatgacttatcctcgTGGATACCTTTagtgacaataaccacctgacccctgaaaacccatctacctggggggctcagcactcatgtcacccaaaaagcccagatcctagggccagcatgggcaggtggtgaagaaagtttgtctctcgtgaacatcagttgctgctcctgacctgactctatcctcaggagacaatgtcaccccagaaagtgtgggtgtcaacggctcttcccaggccaagcctgggatactgcttaagttccacaatgcacagcagtgctcactctagagctaaatgttctacagctgaaaggggtgggtgctctgctggccatgcccctcccctgcagtgtttagtgcactcagagtggtgcttcagatgtgagggacttcttgaggctactcccatggagaatggcagattcatcagaacggggtacagggtgagttcagagcacagctgggatgaatttagggatgccaagccatgactaagaccagatcctgggctgacaggcacttgagctggagaactggcatccaaagtgtgactgcctgaattcctcttagaccaaaagccctggatctgagctactttggtgcgtgctcctaagtggggtcccagacacagctcagaattggggctgtgcatggactttggtgctggcagcaggtggcttagccataaagtgccgagctttcccatctgtgcccactcaaattcctctgtttcattttaggtgtgtttggtatagttttgagacagggtatcttgtagcagcccaactcgctttgagcaacaatgtaacataaaaataaccttgaattcaagatcctccaacccctctgtcccaagtcctggaattaagacctccagctgtgaccattttactgcagcataggatccatctgtattagagtgagctttggaaatactggagctctgactgttccttagaattcaggtttccttaattcttagcaggagttttgtgatgatgctgatgagagagtcaggagttacactgggagaggtaacagtcctggcagccctgagtgcgcagtgaaagtcaagacagaagcctgctgattagcacctgagtgaaagtgggaggattcaaagttcaagaacagactcagttacatacctaagaccatattgcaacatttttgtttcatttttggcttgttttctttgagacaaggtgttaatttatagccctggctgtcctggaactcacaatgcttctacctcccaagggatggaattaaaggcaggtgccaacatgcactgccactaattaatttttaattaaacatgctggcacaatccagtaatcccagtgcttaagaggccgaggcaggcagatatctggcttcctgacaagtctgatctacagagagcatgtcagaatagccagggccaaacagagaaaccctgtctcaaaaaacaaacaacaaaatgaatttgttttaaagaagagaggaacgatttaacagagaattagaGGCCAAGATCCAAATGATATTGGGTAGTACAGAGCATAGCtcctgagatgaaactggacaccatggggttagggtggggattctcatcttggactgggagacagagggtgacttcaggcatggaaggctcagtcagtcattagtcaggattctcaatcaagagggtgttgtaagatccaaaatgtgtgagcagtgttctgcatgagactagaaggtCCCACGAACCAATACAAAATAGCCAAtaaagagtaatcacaagcatacgtctggaggtccatggagaggttaatgtccaccttagtgtggattcttcagagcacaggtggagagaaATATAAGAGCTGAtgatggctgaggcaggagaggagttcaggtgtgaatttgagccagtaaaggagcttgtaggtcgggcagagcaatgagaggtctaacagcatagctgttgagatccttcagattaatttgtcttaagagcctcatgccatagccaaggacaggagtagatctgactattgggtgggtgggctcacatagcccaacaggtttggccttgcatctgtgggattccaagtctctccctttagacacagccatggagaaggtgtagcagtgaaggtggagatggctttgcaatgcttggcttatggtgttgagtacttcatgctccacagagctaggaaatgtcctagaagccagggaggctgagcatgaggaagacaggtctccaggagagagaaatgataaccaaagtcactaagaacttcctgaatcacagtgtctgttaaccatatattttatatacttatttttatgggcctgagtgtttcacctaataaatgcttgtgcaccatgtggtatgtgtggtgcccgtgaagtccagactgattccctagaattgcaattacaggctaataggagccaccatgtggacactgggaactgaacctgggtcttctgctcttagccactaaaccaaccatctcttcagcaccccccccaattgtattgtcattaagatTTACCCATttagccttcagtatttgaattaatacagatgtgacaagaattatagttaacatgatggttcaggcatagacaggcaggcatctcattgtatacaaaatatgaatccttccttccttccttcctttctttctttcacttctttctttctttctttctttctttctttctttccttctgtctttctgtctgtctttctttctttctgtctttctttctttctttttgttttacccttggagacagtgttgttttttgtgtagctgacctggaattagctctgtagaggaagctggcctagaattcagaaatctgtctgcctctgcctcccaagtgttaggatcaaaggcatgtgccaccaccaccacacatccttctgtttaaaggaaaaatgtagtcttacagggcagcatgagtttagccccggtatagacattttcctaggcctcaggagctctagagttcatgaaggatttgctgccttcccctttagcctggctaactatgagagctccacacacatgggtgtttgcttcattagagtctggaggatgaggttCACAGGCTGAtgtaactgtgtagagcaaaggatgcctggtgaagttcaagtgggtaaaatgctgaaatgctaagggaagaggcctatggttggcgcctcctacacctgagacttccaacccagaaaagcagggggtagagagtgaggatgcacagtgcacacaggtcaggaaaaggCCATGTTCCTGAAGCCTTCATGagtggtgagcaggctctggggcaccatgagggacatcaggagctcctgcactttgtagaattacagggttccatgttgtCTCatatgcccatgatttgccccctactgcagggagaagccaacactagaagcctccagctcccagcaatgcttttgccatgtagctttatccagaagagcttggaagtccctggacatggagtctcaggtggttgtgagccacctgacccgggtgctggagactgaactcaagtcttctgcaagagcagcaaagacccgtgcgctgcctggcccagcctgggctgtgaaaatggtgtttattttcatgctgaacaaacccaacaacagtttaggtccctagaagccacataaacctggatgcagtagagtctgtcatccagcccttcccacagggagataggagcctaaagtggacagtctctaggattagggggaagggctagcctagcatacacagccatggacgagaggtagaaggtgaggacctgtgctcaggttgtccctgacctttacacaggcacacacacacctgtactcacagaaacgccatacagacatacgtgaaaaaggaaataaaaacaaacaacattgaaaatacaatatactggggctggagggatggctcagtggttaagaccactgactgctcttccagaggatctgagttcaatccccagcaaccacactgtgtcttataaccatttctaatctcatcttctaccctctactgttgtgtctgaaaacagggacagtgtactcactcatatggacaaaataaatagttttttaaaatccttttcttaaaaaaaaaaaaaaactcttctgtgacacatgatcattgtgtgattccaaatgtcgctaagtcagtaaagtcctattgctacatggtcaccagttgtgtcagccttggtagtagaatggcacagttgaaaagttgctggtcacagtgaccaggcagcctagaaagctcaccatgagcagagaaggctgtgctgtgtcctagtcctctaccccacactgcccctcatcctacgaacagagcaaaaagaacagatgaggaatgttccaggattctttcctctttgattgccttactaaactagccctgtgctacatgtaaccttgtcacatcctctgtcccatccctaagccctcataactgtcagataagacagggatcttgctttggggggaagctctggtccctctctgtcctaagaggctctgagccattGCTGAAAGAGAATCttctgaggattgagggacgtccagagccagtgctctgacttccaggaaggtttgaggaaggtggtcctcttcctgtggtgcctctagtaggaacagcccacacttgggcccagctcccactgtcagaaaaaggcgggtggctctggtctttgcacagctctccagctgaatgaacagtgcatctctcctctctctttttcaggaagtctccagtcactggtgcaggtgctgttcccaagacaaaggaaaggaaagtgctaagtgagggttcctgggatcctttaaaacattgtatgcattgtcttcattaatgtttctgtttaattttttatcccatgtgtattgatctccttgtaggggtgtgcatgccaaagcatgagtgttgaaggtggaggaaaagccatgggagtcactttatcctaccgtgcggggtcccaggctctgaactgggtcattgagcttctttacaaagagctttcatgctgaatttcttgctggctctgatttcagggagagcatctcatagagcccagactggccagtaaactactgatcatcctgcctcaagtattgccatctagttcatgaaagggttgagttattgacacaAGGAACTGGgcatgggcagaggtgcatgactgaggctatctctgttcagtggcatgcctttggggactgatagttttaatcactgaggtgtcatttgagtgcAGTTCTCTTCTGGCGAGatggagtctcttttgccagggcatcaggctgtccaggcaggacttgaaggtggaggtctggaggccaggcctgcattcctcttcagaagctgcagtccctactctggacagtgctatagcacagggtcacatatccagttctaccctgagacctgctgagtcacatgcagtttgtgctgagaagcaaactggggtctcctgcaagggcagggagtgcctctcaaccacttactcatgctttccttaattatacactcgaagtggggcgggcatgacacatgtggg from Rattus norvegicus strain BN/NHsdMcwi chromosome 19, GRCr8, whole genome shotgun sequence encodes the following:
- the LOC134483287 gene encoding disks large homolog 5-like, with amino-acid sequence MSLLHNLDTKNIEHREKFQELKKEINFYRNLHSRLLMDQACMKKKLVTLKQESKELQRYLFELNPNNEDEQENTSNLQTQQNVVSGTAGDMA